Proteins encoded in a region of the Puntigrus tetrazona isolate hp1 chromosome 12, ASM1883169v1, whole genome shotgun sequence genome:
- the snf8 gene encoding vacuolar-sorting protein SNF8 has translation MHRRGVGAGAIAKKKLAEAKYKERGTVLAEDQIAQMSKQLETFKTHLEEFASKHKQEIRKSSQFRVQFQEMCATIGVDPLASGKGFWSEMLGVGDFYYELGVQIIEVCLALKHRNGGLITLDELHHRVLKGRGKFAQDVSQDDLVRAIKKLKAMGNGFGMIPVGGSYLVQSVPAELNMDHTVVLQLAEKKGYVTVSEIKDGLKWERERACHVLDHLLKEGLAWLDSQAAGEPQYWLPALFSELLSRDVTPEEANQMTP, from the exons ATGCACAGAAGAGGAGTCGGAGCTGGAGCGATCGCCAAAAAGAAACTCGCGGAG GCCAAGTATAAAGAAAGAGGCACCGTCCTCGCCGAGGATCAAATCGCACAG ATGTCAAAACAACTGGAAACCTTTAAGACCCATTTGGAAGAGTTTGccagcaaacacaaacaagaaaTCCGCAAGAGCTCACAGTTCAGGGTGCAGTTCCAGGAGATGTGTGCCACTATAGGGGTTGATCCACTGGCAT CTGGAAAAGGATTTTGGTCCGAGATGCTCGGAGTTGGAGATTTCTACTATGAGCTTGGCGTACAGATCATTGAAGTCTGTTTAGCTCTAAAACACAGAAATGGTG gtCTCATCACACTTGATGAACTTCACCACCGTGTCTTGAAAGGAAGAGGGAAGTTTGCTCAAGATGTGAGCCA GGATGACTTGGTGCGGGCCATCAAGAAACTCAAGGCTATGGGAAATGGCTTCGGGATGATTCCCGTTGGAGGCTCTTATCTAGTGCAGTCGGTCCCAGCAGAGCTCAACATGGATCACACCGTTGTCCTTCAGCTAGCAGAG aaaaagggCTACGTGACGGTGAGCGAGATCAAAGACGGCCTCAAGTGGGAGAGAGAGCGGGCCTGTCACGTCCTT GATCACCTGCTGAAAGAAGGCTTAGCGTGGCTGGACTCCCAAGCTGCAGGGGAGCCACAGTACTGGCTTCCTGCTCTGTTCTCGGAGCTGTTATCACGAGACGTTACGCCCGAGGAGGCCAACCAAATGACTCCTTGA
- the LOC122355288 gene encoding gastric inhibitory polypeptide, protein MKVAFALVLICLGSAWSCAGSQPLDSSSPNEIQKFNRRYAESTIASDISKIVDSMVQKNFVNFLLNQREKKSEPTMEDTRIFNDLLKKEFVMWIQRKGDAFKNQ, encoded by the exons ATGAAGGTTGCATTTGCACTGGTTTTGATATGCCTGGGCAGTGCGTGGTCATGCGCTGGATCCCAGCCTCTTGATAGCAG CTCACCAAATGAGATCCAGAAGTTTAATCGCCGTTACGCTGAATCAACCATTGCGAGTGACATCAGCAAAATCGTGGATTCGATGGTTCAGAAGAACTTTGTTAACTTTCTGCTCAATCAGAGGGAGAAGAAAAGCGA ACCAACTATGGAAGACACCCGCATCTTCAATGACCTGCTGAAAAAAGAGTTTGTGATGTGGATTCAGAGAAAAGGCGATGCATTCAA GAATCAATAA